One genomic region from Syngnathus typhle isolate RoL2023-S1 ecotype Sweden linkage group LG17, RoL_Styp_1.0, whole genome shotgun sequence encodes:
- the gh1 gene encoding somatotropin, with protein sequence MDKVVLFLSLGMLAAVSSQPMTDSQRVFAIAVSRVQHLHLLAQRLFSDFEGSLQMEDQRQLNKIFLQDFCNSDYIISPLDKHETQRSSVLKLLSISYRLVESWEFPSRSLSGGSAPRNQVSSKLSELKMGILLLIRDNQEGAEMFSDSSAPQLAPYGNYYESVTDDESLGRMYELLACFKKDMHKVETYLTVAKCRLSPEANCTL encoded by the exons ATGGACAAAG TTGTTCTCTTCCTGTCGCTCGGGATGCTGGCCGCCGTCTCCTCCCAGCCGATGACGGACAGCCAGCGAGTGTTCGCCATCGCCGTGAGTCGAGTGCAACACCTCCACCTGCTCGCCCAGAGACTCTTTTCGGACTTT GAGGGTTCCCTGCAAATGGAAGATCAGCGTCAGCTCAACAAAATCTTCCTCCAGGATTTCTGCAACTCCGATTACATCATCAGTCCCCTCGACAAGCACGAAACGCAACGAAGCTCG GTTCTGAAGCTGTTGTCCATCTCCTATCGTCTGGTGGAATCATGGGAATTTCCCAGCCGATCCCTCTCTGGCGGTTCTGCTCCAAGAAATCAGGTTTCTTCAAAACTGTCTGAGCTGAAGATGGGAATCCTCTTGCTGATTCgg GACAATCAGGAAGGAGCTGAGATGTTTTCTGATAGCTCCGCCCCCCAACTGGCGCCCTACGGGAACTATTATGAAAGTGTCACGGATGACGAGTCCTTGGGACGAATGTATGAACTGCTGGCGTGCTTCAAGAAGGACATGCACAAG GTGGAGACGTACCTGACAGTTGCCAAATGTCGACTCTCACCAGAGGCCAACTGTACTCTGTAG